A region from the Clavibacter sp. A6099 genome encodes:
- a CDS encoding diaminopimelate decarboxylase family protein — protein sequence MTANPLAPSWLQPPDDANALDPAVWSRGTVRGDDGTIRIAGAPATELAARFGTPLYVMDEDDVRSRAAETLAAFTREAAAVGTSARVYYACKAFLSIEVARWMVEEGLHIDVCSGGELAVALAGGADPARLGFHGNNKSVAEIDRAVGAGIGQVVVDSAIEVERVAAAAAAHGRVQPVRLRVNSGVHAHTHEYLATAREDQKFGITLADAPGLVARIRSHASLSFTGLHAHIGSQIFETDAFVESARRLLDLHERLLVDGPVPELNLGGGFGIAYTSVDRPVPVPEIARRLTRIVGDECGRRGIPVPVIAVEPGRSIVGPSTVTLYTVGTVKDVLVTVGGVDGEVAEASSATGDVEDPRVAEEAETAVRRYVSVDGGMSDNARPALYGADYSVRIAGRASDADPALVRIAGKHCESGDLVVLADYLPGDVRADDLVAVPATGAYCWALASNYNWIGRPPVVAVRDGEARVIVRGETEADLLARDAGTPAAASPDVNGAR from the coding sequence GTGACCGCGAACCCGCTGGCCCCGTCCTGGCTGCAGCCCCCTGACGACGCGAACGCGCTGGATCCCGCGGTCTGGTCGCGCGGCACCGTCCGCGGCGACGACGGCACCATCCGCATCGCGGGAGCGCCCGCGACCGAGCTCGCCGCGCGCTTCGGCACCCCGCTCTACGTGATGGACGAGGACGACGTCCGCTCCCGCGCCGCGGAGACCCTCGCGGCGTTCACACGCGAGGCCGCCGCGGTCGGCACGAGCGCGCGCGTCTACTACGCGTGCAAGGCGTTCCTCAGCATCGAGGTCGCGCGCTGGATGGTCGAGGAGGGCCTGCACATCGACGTCTGCTCCGGCGGGGAGCTGGCCGTCGCGCTCGCCGGGGGCGCGGATCCGGCCCGCCTCGGCTTCCACGGCAACAACAAGTCGGTCGCCGAGATCGACCGGGCCGTCGGCGCCGGGATCGGCCAGGTCGTCGTCGACAGCGCGATCGAGGTCGAGCGCGTCGCCGCCGCGGCCGCCGCGCACGGCCGCGTCCAGCCCGTGCGCCTCCGCGTGAACAGCGGCGTGCACGCCCACACGCACGAGTACCTCGCCACGGCCCGCGAGGACCAGAAGTTCGGCATCACCCTGGCCGACGCGCCCGGCCTCGTCGCGCGGATCCGATCGCACGCCTCCCTCTCCTTCACGGGCCTGCACGCCCACATCGGCAGCCAGATCTTCGAGACCGACGCCTTCGTCGAGTCCGCCCGCCGGCTCCTCGACCTGCACGAGCGGCTGCTCGTCGACGGCCCCGTGCCCGAGCTCAACCTCGGCGGCGGCTTCGGCATCGCCTACACGTCGGTCGACCGGCCCGTGCCCGTGCCCGAGATCGCCCGGCGGCTGACGCGCATCGTCGGCGACGAGTGCGGCAGGCGGGGGATCCCGGTGCCGGTCATCGCCGTCGAGCCCGGCCGCAGCATCGTCGGCCCCTCCACCGTCACGCTCTACACGGTCGGCACCGTGAAGGACGTGCTCGTGACCGTCGGCGGCGTCGACGGCGAGGTCGCCGAGGCCTCATCGGCGACGGGCGACGTCGAGGACCCGCGCGTCGCGGAGGAGGCCGAGACCGCCGTCCGCCGCTACGTGAGCGTCGACGGCGGCATGAGCGACAACGCGCGCCCCGCCCTCTACGGCGCCGACTACTCCGTGCGCATCGCGGGCCGCGCCTCGGATGCGGATCCCGCCCTCGTGCGCATCGCCGGCAAGCACTGCGAGAGCGGCGACCTCGTCGTCCTCGCGGACTACCTGCCGGGCGACGTGCGCGCAGACGACCTCGTCGCCGTCCCCGCGACCGGTGCCTACTGCTGGGCGCTCGCGAGCAACTACAACTGGATCGGCCGCCCGCCCGTCGTCGCCGTGCGCGACGGCGAGGCGCGCGTCATCGTCCGCGGCGAGACCGAGGCCGACCTGCTGGCGCGCGACGCGGGCACGCCCGCTGCCGCATCCCCCGACGTGAACGGAGCACGATGA
- the argS gene encoding arginine--tRNA ligase encodes MTTPDLTGALFDIVARTAGRRPGGDALALSPDMVVLERPRNRDHGDWATNIAMRIAKPLGESPRAIAADIAEALGELPQVAKVDVAGPGFINITLEAAAAGALARTIVDAGPAYGRGHTLDGIRINLEFVSANPTGPIHLGGVRWAAVGDSLARILQAEGADVTREYYFNDHGSQIDRFARSLLASHLGEDTPEDGYGGAYIGEIAERVVAGYDGDLDALPREEQQEVFRSAGTELMFGEIKQKLHDFGVDFDVFFHEDSLHESGAVDRAVARLKELGHVFEEDGAVWLRTTTFGDDRDRVIIRSTGEPAYISGDLGYYLDKRERGFEQNIIMLGADHHGYVGRLMAMVEAFGDTPGVNLQILIGQMVNLLRDGEPVKMSKRNGTIVTLDDLVDAVGVDAGRYALVRSSADQNLDIDLAVLGKRTNDNPVFYVQYAHARTCAVDRNADASGVDRSAFAPELLTHPTESALLGLLQEFPRIVAQAAELREPHRVARYIEELAGSYHRWYDSCRVVPRGDEEVTDLHRTRLWLNDAVRQVVANGLDLVGVSAPERM; translated from the coding sequence ATGACGACCCCTGACCTGACCGGTGCCCTGTTCGACATCGTGGCCCGGACGGCAGGACGACGACCGGGGGGCGACGCCCTCGCGCTCAGCCCCGACATGGTCGTGCTCGAGCGCCCGCGCAACCGCGACCACGGCGACTGGGCCACCAACATCGCCATGCGCATCGCGAAGCCGCTGGGCGAGAGCCCGCGCGCCATCGCGGCCGACATCGCCGAGGCGCTCGGCGAGCTGCCGCAGGTCGCGAAGGTCGACGTGGCCGGGCCCGGCTTCATCAACATCACGCTCGAGGCGGCGGCCGCGGGCGCCCTCGCGCGCACCATCGTCGACGCCGGTCCCGCGTACGGCCGCGGGCACACGCTCGACGGGATCCGCATCAACCTCGAGTTCGTCTCCGCGAACCCGACCGGCCCGATCCACCTCGGCGGCGTGCGCTGGGCCGCGGTCGGCGACAGCCTCGCGCGCATCCTCCAGGCCGAGGGCGCGGACGTCACGCGCGAGTACTACTTCAACGACCACGGATCCCAGATCGACCGCTTCGCCCGCAGCCTCCTCGCGAGCCACCTCGGCGAGGACACCCCCGAGGACGGCTACGGCGGCGCCTACATCGGCGAGATCGCCGAGCGCGTCGTGGCGGGGTACGACGGCGACCTCGACGCCCTCCCGCGCGAGGAGCAGCAGGAGGTGTTCCGGAGCGCCGGCACCGAGCTCATGTTCGGCGAGATCAAGCAGAAGCTGCACGACTTCGGCGTGGACTTCGACGTGTTCTTCCACGAGGACTCGCTGCACGAGTCCGGCGCCGTCGACCGCGCCGTCGCGCGCCTGAAGGAGCTCGGCCACGTCTTCGAGGAGGACGGCGCCGTCTGGCTCCGCACCACCACGTTCGGCGACGACCGCGACCGCGTGATCATCCGCTCCACGGGCGAGCCCGCCTACATCTCGGGCGACCTCGGCTACTACCTCGACAAGCGCGAGCGCGGCTTCGAGCAGAACATCATCATGCTGGGCGCCGACCACCACGGCTACGTCGGCCGCCTGATGGCCATGGTCGAGGCGTTCGGCGACACCCCGGGCGTCAACCTGCAGATCCTCATCGGCCAGATGGTCAACCTGCTGCGCGACGGCGAGCCCGTGAAGATGAGCAAGCGCAACGGCACCATCGTGACCCTCGACGACCTCGTGGACGCGGTCGGCGTGGATGCGGGCCGCTACGCGCTCGTGCGCTCCTCCGCCGACCAGAACCTCGACATCGACCTCGCGGTGCTCGGCAAGCGCACCAACGACAACCCCGTCTTCTACGTGCAGTACGCCCACGCGCGGACCTGCGCGGTGGATCGCAACGCGGATGCGTCGGGCGTCGACCGCTCCGCGTTCGCGCCGGAGCTGCTCACGCACCCGACCGAGTCGGCGCTGCTCGGCCTCCTGCAGGAGTTCCCGCGCATCGTCGCCCAGGCCGCCGAGCTGCGCGAGCCGCACCGGGTCGCGCGCTACATCGAGGAGCTCGCGGGCTCCTACCACCGCTGGTACGACAGCTGCCGGGTGGTCCCGCGCGGCGACGAGGAGGTCACCGACCTGCATCGCACGCGCCTGTGGCTGAACGACGCGGTCAGGCAGGTGGTCGCCAACGGACTCGACCTCGTGGGCGTCTCGGCCCCCGAGCGCATGTAG
- the thrB gene encoding homoserine kinase: MTDGPSDKALATGRRVQVRVPATSANLGPGFDTLGLALALYDDLTVTVRDAPGATVDVRGVGAGEVPTDETNLVVTAIAHTFAAFDQPMPGLDLVAENRIPHGRGLGSSGAAIVSGIMAAQGLLAGTVEIDADALLRLATEMEGHPDNVAPALFGGLTIAWVDGQGPQHKKLAVHRGVSPLVLVPVATMSTALARSLQPESVPHEDAIFNVSRSALLIAALIQSPELLLAATEDRLHQDYRAAAMPETNELVHLLRERGYAAVVSGAGPSLLVLGSDPGQRLTAAELVAERSTNPWTALMLAVDVKGSTVQVVDEGSAPAA, translated from the coding sequence GTGACCGACGGTCCGAGCGACAAGGCGCTCGCGACCGGCCGCCGCGTCCAGGTGCGCGTTCCCGCGACGAGCGCCAACCTCGGCCCCGGCTTCGACACGCTCGGCCTCGCGCTCGCGCTCTACGACGACCTCACGGTCACGGTGCGCGACGCACCCGGAGCAACGGTCGACGTGCGCGGCGTGGGCGCGGGCGAGGTGCCGACCGACGAGACGAACCTCGTCGTCACGGCCATCGCCCACACGTTCGCCGCGTTCGACCAGCCCATGCCCGGCCTCGACCTCGTGGCGGAGAACCGGATCCCGCACGGCCGCGGCCTCGGATCGTCGGGAGCCGCGATCGTGTCCGGCATCATGGCGGCGCAGGGTCTCCTCGCCGGCACGGTCGAGATCGACGCCGACGCGCTCCTCCGCCTCGCCACCGAGATGGAGGGCCACCCCGACAACGTCGCGCCCGCGCTCTTCGGCGGCCTCACCATCGCGTGGGTCGACGGCCAGGGCCCGCAGCACAAGAAGCTCGCCGTGCACCGCGGCGTCTCGCCGCTCGTGCTCGTGCCGGTCGCGACCATGTCCACGGCGCTCGCCCGCAGCCTGCAGCCGGAGTCGGTGCCGCACGAGGACGCGATCTTCAACGTGTCGCGCTCGGCCCTGCTCATCGCGGCGCTCATCCAGAGCCCCGAGCTGCTGCTCGCGGCCACCGAGGACCGCCTGCACCAGGACTACCGCGCCGCCGCGATGCCCGAGACGAACGAGCTCGTGCACCTGCTGCGCGAGCGCGGCTACGCGGCCGTCGTCTCGGGCGCAGGTCCCTCGCTCCTCGTCCTCGGCAGCGACCCGGGCCAGCGCCTCACCGCGGCCGAGCTCGTCGCCGAGCGCAGCACGAACCCGTGGACCGCGCTCATGCTCGCCGTCGACGTCAAGGGCTCGACCGTCCAGGTCGTCGACGAGGGATCCGCTCCCGCCGCCTAG
- the thrC gene encoding threonine synthase: MAHQWRGLLREYADRLDVTDATPIITLGEGGTPLIPAPALSARTGAKVWVKYEGMNPTGSFKDRGMTMAISKAVEHGAKAVICASTGNTSASAAAYATHAGITAAVLVPEGKIAMGKLSQAVAHDAQLLQVRGNFDDCLDIARELSANYPVHLVNSVNNDRIEGQKTGAFEVVEVLGDAPDFHLIPVGNAGNYTAYTRGYREDLEAGNATKLPRMFGFQAAGSAPIVDGAIVKDPDTIASAIRIGNPASWKLALEAQLLTDGYFGAISDAKILEAHRILSAEVGIFVEPASAISVAGLLERAEAGQIPKGATVVLTVTGHGLKDPQWALRTADGSDVAPTSVGIDIAEIAGVLDLVAS; encoded by the coding sequence ATGGCCCACCAATGGCGCGGACTCCTCCGCGAATACGCCGACCGCCTGGACGTCACGGACGCCACCCCGATCATCACCCTCGGCGAGGGCGGCACCCCGCTCATCCCCGCGCCGGCGCTCTCCGCCCGCACGGGCGCGAAGGTCTGGGTCAAGTACGAGGGCATGAACCCGACCGGATCCTTCAAGGACCGGGGCATGACCATGGCGATCTCCAAGGCCGTCGAGCACGGCGCGAAGGCCGTCATCTGCGCGTCGACCGGCAACACGTCGGCCTCGGCCGCCGCGTACGCGACGCACGCGGGCATCACGGCGGCGGTCCTCGTGCCCGAGGGCAAGATCGCGATGGGCAAGCTCAGCCAGGCCGTCGCCCACGACGCGCAGCTGCTCCAGGTGCGCGGCAACTTCGACGACTGCCTCGACATCGCCCGCGAGCTCAGCGCGAACTACCCGGTGCACCTCGTCAACAGCGTCAACAACGACCGCATCGAGGGCCAGAAGACGGGCGCGTTCGAGGTCGTCGAGGTGCTGGGCGACGCCCCCGACTTCCACCTCATCCCCGTCGGCAACGCCGGCAACTACACCGCGTACACGCGCGGCTACCGCGAGGACCTCGAGGCGGGCAACGCCACGAAGCTGCCGCGCATGTTCGGCTTCCAGGCCGCGGGCAGCGCGCCCATCGTCGACGGCGCCATCGTCAAGGACCCCGACACGATCGCCAGCGCGATCCGCATCGGCAACCCCGCGTCGTGGAAGCTCGCCCTCGAGGCGCAGCTGCTCACCGACGGCTACTTCGGCGCGATCTCGGACGCGAAGATCCTCGAGGCGCACCGCATCCTCTCCGCGGAGGTCGGCATCTTCGTCGAGCCCGCGTCGGCCATCAGCGTCGCCGGGCTCCTCGAGCGCGCCGAGGCCGGGCAGATCCCGAAGGGCGCCACGGTCGTCCTCACGGTCACGGGCCACGGCCTCAAGGACCCGCAGTGGGCGCTCCGCACCGCGGACGGCTCCGACGTCGCCCCGACGAGCGTGGGCATCGACATCGCGGAGATCGCGGGCGTGCTCGACCTGGTCGCGTCGTGA
- the rho gene encoding transcription termination factor Rho, giving the protein MTDVDTRATIADLSALRVSQLQAIASELGIPGGSKLRKGELVTAISEIQAARGTTAPADETAPEAAAAETGDATPAPADDAAAAPVVEGAPASEPVVADAAPAADAAPVADATPAEAPAAETPAAEAPAADAPTEQPARSGRGSRRASTARIVPERIAETVEAPAAEPAGTGLEARIAEATGGRAQEEARTEAPRTEAPARSGRGSRRATSSGVVDPATEAPRQAAQHVNSGQTADQLVPADAQADAQAPVADAPTEEQAPAQRSGRGRRRGGRDAQDGADRGAAQDAPAQETADEAPAASEQADRQRDDRDADDQGGRRDDQGREGREGGRNRSRNRRNRDRGRDQDDQQQNGRDQGQPQQAPREPDADDEAQEEARTGRQRQNGRGQGDRTQDVRADQARADLGRDDDRGGRSRYRDRKRGRGQGGDDFEPEVTEDDVLLPVAGILDVLDNYAFVRTSGYLPGTNDVYVSLGQVKKHSLRKGDAIVGAIRQPRENDSQSRQKYNAIVKIDSVNGLPPEEAANRVEFGKLTPLYPQDRLSLETEPNKLTTRIIDLVSPIGKGQRGLIVSPPKAGKTLVLQAIANAIATNNPEVHLMVVLVDERPEEVTDMQRTVKGEVIASTFDRPAEDHTTVAELAIERAKRLVELGHDVVVLLDSITRLGRAYNLAAPASGRILSGGVDSSALYPPKRFFGAARNIEHGGSLTILATALVETGSKMDEVIFEEFKGTGNMELRLSRALADKRIFPAVDVNASGTRREEMLMGADEVKVTWKLRRALAGLEQQQALEIVLSRLKETTSNVEFLMKVQASMPNTGNGVSHQSHGHGAHEKG; this is encoded by the coding sequence ATGACCGATGTCGACACCCGCGCCACCATCGCGGACCTGAGCGCGCTCCGCGTCTCCCAGCTCCAGGCGATCGCCTCCGAGCTCGGGATCCCGGGCGGCTCCAAGCTCCGGAAGGGCGAGCTCGTGACCGCGATCTCCGAGATCCAGGCCGCCCGGGGCACCACCGCCCCCGCCGACGAGACGGCCCCTGAGGCCGCCGCCGCCGAGACCGGCGACGCGACGCCCGCTCCCGCGGACGACGCCGCCGCCGCGCCCGTCGTCGAGGGGGCCCCCGCCTCGGAGCCCGTCGTCGCCGACGCCGCCCCGGCCGCGGACGCCGCCCCCGTCGCGGACGCGACCCCCGCCGAGGCGCCCGCCGCCGAGACCCCCGCCGCCGAGGCCCCGGCGGCCGACGCCCCGACCGAGCAGCCCGCGCGCTCCGGCCGCGGATCCCGCCGCGCCAGCACCGCCCGCATCGTGCCCGAGCGCATCGCCGAGACCGTCGAGGCGCCCGCCGCCGAGCCCGCGGGCACGGGACTCGAGGCCCGCATCGCCGAGGCCACCGGGGGCCGCGCGCAGGAGGAGGCCCGCACCGAGGCACCCCGCACCGAGGCGCCCGCGCGCTCCGGCCGCGGATCCCGCCGCGCCACGAGCTCCGGCGTCGTGGACCCCGCCACCGAGGCCCCGCGCCAGGCCGCCCAGCACGTGAACAGCGGCCAGACCGCCGACCAGCTCGTCCCCGCCGACGCGCAGGCCGACGCGCAGGCGCCCGTCGCCGACGCGCCCACCGAGGAGCAGGCCCCCGCGCAGCGCTCCGGCCGTGGCCGTCGCCGCGGCGGACGCGACGCCCAAGACGGCGCCGACCGCGGCGCCGCGCAGGACGCACCCGCCCAGGAGACCGCCGACGAGGCCCCCGCCGCATCCGAGCAGGCCGACCGGCAGCGCGACGACCGCGACGCCGACGACCAGGGCGGACGCCGCGACGACCAGGGCCGCGAGGGTCGCGAGGGCGGCCGCAACCGCAGCCGCAACCGGCGCAACCGCGACCGCGGCCGCGACCAGGACGACCAGCAGCAGAACGGCCGCGACCAGGGACAGCCGCAGCAGGCCCCCCGCGAGCCCGACGCCGACGACGAGGCGCAGGAGGAGGCCCGCACCGGCCGCCAGCGCCAGAACGGCCGCGGCCAGGGCGACCGCACGCAGGACGTGCGCGCCGACCAGGCCCGTGCCGACCTCGGCCGCGACGACGACCGCGGCGGCCGCAGCCGGTACCGCGACCGCAAGCGCGGCCGCGGCCAGGGCGGCGACGACTTCGAGCCCGAGGTCACCGAGGACGACGTCCTCCTGCCCGTCGCCGGCATCCTCGACGTGCTCGACAACTACGCGTTCGTCCGCACGAGCGGCTACCTGCCCGGCACGAACGACGTCTACGTCTCGCTCGGCCAGGTCAAGAAGCACTCGCTGCGCAAGGGAGACGCGATCGTCGGCGCCATCCGCCAGCCGCGGGAGAACGACAGCCAGAGCCGCCAGAAGTACAACGCGATCGTGAAGATCGACTCGGTCAACGGCCTGCCGCCCGAGGAGGCCGCGAACCGCGTCGAGTTCGGCAAGCTCACGCCGCTCTACCCGCAGGACCGCCTCAGCCTCGAGACCGAGCCGAACAAGCTCACGACGCGGATCATCGACCTCGTGTCGCCGATCGGCAAGGGCCAGCGCGGCCTCATCGTCTCGCCGCCCAAGGCGGGCAAGACGCTCGTGCTCCAGGCCATCGCGAACGCCATCGCCACGAACAACCCCGAGGTCCACCTCATGGTCGTGCTGGTCGACGAGCGTCCCGAGGAGGTCACCGACATGCAGCGCACGGTGAAGGGCGAGGTCATCGCCTCCACCTTCGACCGTCCCGCCGAGGACCACACCACGGTCGCCGAGCTCGCCATCGAGCGCGCCAAGCGCCTCGTGGAGCTCGGCCACGACGTGGTCGTGCTGCTCGACTCCATCACCCGCCTCGGCCGCGCGTACAACCTCGCGGCTCCCGCGTCGGGCCGGATCCTCTCGGGCGGCGTCGACTCGTCGGCGCTCTACCCGCCGAAGCGCTTCTTCGGCGCCGCGCGCAACATCGAGCACGGCGGATCGCTCACGATCCTCGCCACGGCGCTCGTGGAGACCGGATCCAAGATGGACGAGGTCATCTTCGAGGAGTTCAAGGGCACCGGCAACATGGAGCTCCGCCTCTCGCGCGCCCTCGCCGACAAGCGGATCTTCCCCGCCGTGGACGTCAACGCCTCCGGCACGCGCCGCGAGGAGATGCTCATGGGCGCCGACGAGGTCAAGGTCACCTGGAAGCTGCGCCGCGCCCTCGCCGGGCTCGAGCAGCAGCAGGCCCTCGAGATCGTCCTCAGCCGCCTCAAGGAGACGACGTCCAACGTCGAGTTCCTCATGAAGGTCCAGGCCTCCATGCCCAACACCGGTAACGGCGTGTCCCACCAGAGCCACGGGCACGGCGCGCACGAGAAGGGCTGA
- a CDS encoding homoserine dehydrogenase — protein sequence MIEYRNLRVALLGCGSVGTQVARLMREHGEELAQRVGARLELVGIAVRDREAPRDPSVPRELLTTDAESLILGADIVIELMGGIEPARTHILAAISSGADVVTANKALLATHGPELFEAAEQVGAQLYYEAAVAGAIPIIRPLRDSLAGDRVERILGIVNGTTNYILDEMDTHGLGFDEALATATELGYAEADPTADIEGYDAAQKAAILASLAFHTRVPVEAVHREGITGLTAAQFDSARKAGYVIKLLAICERLTDPATGRDAVSARVYPALVPRDHPLAAVHGANNAVFVEAEAAGDLMFYGAGAGGVQTASAVLGDVVSAARRHVVGGPGVAESTHADLETLPVGAITTQYQITLQVADEPGVLARIAQLFSEHGVSVETLEQTTHQAPVAGGAGARPTASLVIGTHRATDAALRATVDAVSNLDAVTAVASVLRVEGA from the coding sequence ATGATCGAGTACCGGAACCTGCGCGTCGCCCTGCTGGGCTGCGGCTCGGTCGGCACCCAGGTGGCGCGCCTCATGCGGGAGCACGGCGAGGAGCTGGCGCAGCGCGTGGGCGCCCGGCTCGAGCTCGTGGGCATCGCGGTGCGCGACCGGGAGGCGCCGCGCGACCCGTCCGTCCCGCGGGAGCTCCTCACGACCGACGCGGAGTCGCTCATCCTCGGGGCCGACATCGTCATCGAGCTGATGGGCGGCATCGAGCCCGCGCGCACGCACATCCTCGCCGCCATCTCCTCCGGCGCCGACGTCGTCACGGCCAACAAGGCCCTGCTCGCGACGCACGGCCCCGAGCTCTTCGAGGCGGCCGAGCAGGTGGGCGCGCAGCTCTACTACGAGGCCGCCGTGGCGGGCGCGATCCCCATCATCCGGCCGCTGCGCGACAGCCTCGCGGGGGACCGGGTCGAGCGGATCCTCGGCATCGTCAACGGCACGACGAACTACATCCTCGACGAGATGGACACGCACGGGCTCGGCTTCGACGAGGCCCTCGCGACGGCCACCGAGCTCGGCTACGCGGAGGCGGATCCCACGGCCGACATCGAGGGCTACGACGCCGCGCAGAAGGCCGCCATCCTCGCGAGCCTCGCCTTCCACACGCGCGTCCCCGTCGAGGCCGTGCACCGCGAGGGGATCACGGGCCTCACCGCCGCGCAGTTCGACTCGGCCCGCAAGGCCGGCTACGTGATCAAGCTGCTCGCCATCTGCGAGCGCCTCACGGATCCCGCCACCGGCCGCGACGCCGTCTCCGCCCGCGTGTACCCGGCGCTCGTGCCGCGCGACCACCCGCTGGCCGCGGTGCACGGCGCGAACAACGCCGTCTTCGTCGAGGCCGAGGCCGCGGGCGACCTCATGTTCTACGGCGCGGGCGCCGGGGGAGTGCAGACCGCGTCCGCCGTCCTCGGCGACGTCGTCTCCGCGGCACGCCGGCACGTCGTCGGCGGACCCGGCGTCGCCGAGTCGACCCACGCCGACCTCGAGACGCTGCCCGTCGGCGCGATCACGACCCAGTACCAGATCACGCTGCAGGTCGCGGACGAGCCGGGCGTGCTCGCCCGCATCGCGCAGCTGTTCAGCGAGCACGGCGTCTCCGTGGAGACGCTCGAGCAGACCACGCACCAGGCCCCCGTGGCGGGAGGGGCGGGCGCCCGGCCCACCGCTAGCCTGGTGATCGGCACGCACCGCGCCACCGACGCGGCCCTCCGGGCCACCGTCGACGCGGTCTCGAACCTCGACGCGGTGACGGCAGTCGCGAGCGTCCTCCGAGTAGAAGGAGCCTGA
- a CDS encoding LmeA family phospholipid-binding protein, with product MSGRFQGTEVFEAPERRDPREARRRRRGPRGGTVLIWLLVLAVIGVGLAFGLRIIDQTVRGVAQDQAEKQIADQLPGQITGRVDVSIEGDWVIPQLIRGTLDRVVLDGPNLQADGTPFQAHIVATDVPTDQERTVGDVVATVSMDQDPASALLAKTAGTPPDLRFGDGTLGYSGSTRILGLTLGYTVAAEPVLRDGSTIVITPAEVDLQAGSFKIDLAQTIQGIRDITYPVCVAQYLPAGVQVQDVTIADGRASMTVQSSSVKLTRDSLGVTGSCG from the coding sequence ATGTCGGGTCGGTTCCAGGGCACGGAGGTCTTCGAGGCGCCCGAGCGGCGCGACCCGAGGGAGGCCCGTCGTCGTCGTCGGGGTCCGCGCGGCGGCACCGTGCTCATCTGGCTCCTCGTGCTCGCCGTGATCGGCGTGGGGCTCGCGTTCGGGCTGCGGATCATCGACCAGACCGTGCGCGGCGTCGCCCAGGACCAGGCCGAGAAGCAGATCGCCGACCAGCTGCCCGGGCAGATCACCGGGCGCGTCGACGTCTCGATCGAGGGCGACTGGGTCATCCCGCAGCTCATCCGCGGCACGCTCGACCGCGTGGTCCTCGACGGCCCGAACCTCCAGGCCGACGGCACGCCGTTCCAGGCGCACATCGTCGCGACCGACGTGCCGACCGACCAGGAGCGCACCGTCGGGGACGTGGTCGCCACCGTGTCCATGGACCAGGATCCCGCCAGCGCCCTGCTCGCGAAGACCGCGGGCACGCCGCCCGACCTGCGCTTCGGCGACGGGACGCTCGGCTACTCCGGCTCCACGCGGATCCTCGGCCTCACGCTCGGCTACACCGTGGCCGCGGAGCCCGTGCTGCGGGACGGATCCACGATCGTCATCACGCCGGCCGAGGTCGACCTCCAGGCCGGCTCGTTCAAGATCGACCTCGCGCAGACCATCCAGGGGATCCGCGACATCACCTACCCCGTGTGCGTCGCGCAGTACCTGCCCGCGGGCGTCCAGGTGCAGGACGTGACCATCGCGGACGGGCGCGCGTCGATGACCGTGCAGTCGTCCTCGGTGAAGCTCACGCGCGACTCGCTCGGGGTCACCGGCAGCTGCGGCTAG